A stretch of Aphelocoma coerulescens isolate FSJ_1873_10779 chromosome 1A, UR_Acoe_1.0, whole genome shotgun sequence DNA encodes these proteins:
- the ARFGAP3 gene encoding ADP-ribosylation factor GTPase-activating protein 3 yields MCEPSKQDIAAIFKRLRSVPTNKVCFDCGAKNPSWASITYGVFLCIDCSGTHRSLGVHLSFIRSTELDSNWSWFQLRCMQVGGNANASAFFHQHGCTTNDTNAKYNSRAAQLYKEKIKSLATQATRKHGTDLWTDGCGMPPASPHNKEEEDFFASHVSTKAKDTEWVLPEPVSLQQKTSDNIPESCEGPEHGPSVDGLSTSPQPALENTTFIKKKPNQAKKGLGAKKGGLGAQKVSSQSFSEIEKQAQAVDKMKQQEDLHGSKKTEKEEPLVSSLRLAYRDLDIKARQETLNLSGKKKAELERLGMGLGSSRSGISHSVTSDMQTIEQETPAIAKPKKKYMDDVEDSYFSSSSRYYESSDLRSSTFSKWDDNSDAFWKKENNSRDTDILLTSKSTGFSDRPASRRKPEYEPSANTDEAQKKFGNVKAISSDMYFGRQDQADYEARARLERLSGSTSISSADLFEDQRKQPTGSYNITNVLPSAPDIAQFKQGVKSVAGKLSVLANGVMTSIQDRYGS; encoded by the exons ATGTGCGAGCCCAGCaagcaggacatcgccgccatCTTCAAGCGGCTCCGCTCCGTGCCCACCAACAAG GTGTGTTTTGACTGTGGAGCAAAGAACCCCAGCTGGGCAAGCATCACCTATGGAGTGTTTCTCTGTATTGACTGCTCAGGGACCCACCGGTCCCTTGGCGTTCACTTGAGTTTCATTCG GTCTACAGAACTGGATTCCAATTGGTCCTGGTTCCAGCTGAGATGCATGCAGGTCGGAGGAAATGCAAACGCT TCTGCTTTTTTCCACCAACATGGGTGCACAACCAATGACACCAATGCCAAGTACAACAGTCGTGCTGCTCAGCTGTACAAGGAGAAGATTAAATCTCTTGCAACACAGGCCACAAGAAAGCACGGTACTGAT CTGTGGACAGATGGGTGTGGAATGCCACCAGCATCACCTCACaacaaagaggaggaagattTTTTTGCATCCCATGTTTCTACCAAG gcaAAGGATACAGAGTGGGTGTTACCAGAACCAGTTTCTCTCCAACAGAAAACTTCAGACAACATTCCAGAATCCTGTGAAG GACCAGAACATGGACCAAGTGTTGATGGCCTTAGCACATCCCCACAGCCTGCATTAG AGAACACCACCTTTATAAAAAAGAAGCCAAATCAAGCTAAGAAGGGG CTTGGTGCCAAAAAAGGTGGTTTGGGAGCCCAAAAAGTGAGCAGCCAAAGCTTTAGTGAGATTGAAAAACAAGCACAAGCTGTAGATAAAATGAAGCAACAAGAGGATCTTCATGGTAGTAagaaaactgagaaggaagagcCACT tgtttcatctTTAAGGTTGGCCTACAGAGATCTTGATATTAAAGCAAGACAAGAAACCTTAAACCTCTCTGGTAAGAAGAAAGCTGAACTGGAGAGGCTTGGCATGGGattgggcagcagcaggag TGGTATTTCTCACTCAGTCACCTCAGATATGCAAACAATAGAGCAGGAAACACCCGCAATTGCGAAGCCGAAGAAGAAgtacatggatgatgtggagGACTCTTATTTCTCTTCTAGCTCAAG GTACTATGAGTCTTCAGATTTGAGGAGCAGCACTTTCTCTAAATGGGATGACAATTCAGAtgctttttggaagaaagaaaataatagtaGAGACACTGATATATTGTTAACTTCAAAAAGCACAGGATTTTCAGACAG GCCTGCATCTCGGCGTAAGCCCGAATATGAACCTTCTGCAAACACAGATGAAGCACAGAAAAAATTTGGCAATGTCAAAGCCATTTCATCAGACATGTACTTTGGAAGGCAAGATCAGGCTGAT TATGAAGCAAGGGCTCGGCTAGAAAGGCTTTCTGGAAGCACATCCATAAGTTCAGCTGACCTGTTTGAAGACCAGAGAAAACAACCAACAG